Below is a window of Gimesia chilikensis DNA.
TCACCTTCTTTGATCTCGGTCGCGATCTGAATCCGACCGCTCAGGTTATCAACGATGTCTTTTTTGATGTGAATCTTGGGACCATCGGGATTGTCGGCCATCTGATCAATGATGGCAGCCAATGCACCGGGACGCCCCTGGAATCCGTCGAAGAGAGTTTCGATCGAATCGTAAGCACCAGTGATGCTCCAGTTGATTGAATAGTAAGACGATACCTTGTCTGAGACCCAGACCGGAGGCTGCTGAGCAATCGCCGGGCATTTGAAGATATCAATGATGCCTGAGGTGGGCTGATCAACGTAGGTAAAGGTTTTCGTGATCGCGTCAAAATTCTTGGTGGCAACATAGCTGGAACCGCCAACGGCTTTCAACTGAGTAATCCCCAGGGCGGGCAGGAATCCCTGAACCATGCCGATCTGAGGATTGACACGGCTGGCAACTCCCAGGATCGACTGCAGAGCGCCAATCGGGTTCATGTACCAGTGCATAACGGCAGGAGCATCTGCATCAGAACATTTATTGATGATGTACTGATACTCTTTCTTGCTGGACAGTGTACCCTGTGCCTGGCCATCCCAGCGACCGAGAACTCCTTCAAGGATTTTGTCGTCATTAGAGGCGACAAAAGTTTTATCCTTAAGGAAGTAAGCGAATTTTTTTGCCAGAGGAACTTTGACTGGACCTTCATCATCGCCTTCTTTTTCGAAGGAAAAAATGGTGATCTTGGTGCCGTCGACACTGCGAACCGTCCGCTCTGCACCTTCCTTGTCGAGCCCCTCAGCGGTTTTTTCCAGGATCTTCTCGACGATTTCGCCACTCTCGCCATACTCGACGAAAGCCAGGCCGCCGAATTTGCCTTCATCGCTTTTGACGAAGGCAATCGCGAATTCACCGGAGGGGATGCTGAGAACGTTACTCAGGCCCAGGTCGGTTTCTGCCTCAAACAGTTTGGAGTATTTTTCCACAATCTGGACGAGGTCTTTTTTCATGTCAGCGAAGGCGGGATCGCGAACCATTTCCGCCATCGAGCTCTGTGCCCACTTTTCTTCCAGCAGTTCTACATCCGGAATGGAGAAGTAGAGCATGGAATCATCGGGGATCCGCTGCACGGCAGTGACCCGGTTCTGGGCAGACGTGTCTTGCGCGGAGAACAGGAACATCGCCTGCATCAACATGAAAGTGAAAAACAAAAGTGGCTTTCTCATGGGAGCCTTCATTCTTTCTCTACCTGAGGGGATTTAAGATTTTCGCACTGGATCAACTCTTCCAATCTGTCGAACCACCAGAGCGCAACAATGTCGGTAACTGTTAATTTGTAGCAAGTCTGAAATATCTGACAAGATCAACCTGCAATGAGACTTTCAACGTAGGCCCGGAAGTCTGCACAACAGCAGGCAGGGACATTACCTGCCTGAACGAACGCAGGTTGCAGGAATTTTTATTTACTTTCATTTTCCGCAGATTTTCTGCGTGGTGCGTCAAAGTAACGATAACCGGTATTGGGACTGGTTTTATCGAACGCAAACGCATCACGGTTATCCAGAAAATGTTTGACGTAGGAGATCGGAATCGCAAAGCCCAGACCTTCTCCCAGGATCAGCTTCATATTAGTGACGCCGATCACTTCGCCGCGAGAGTTAAACAAAGGCCCACCGCTATTTCCCGGATTGATTTGCGTTGTCGTCTGAATATAGACGATCCCCTGCATGTTCCGGTTACGCGTACTGATAATGCCGCGCGAGACGGAGCGCTCCAGTCCCAGCGGGTTTCCAATTGCAAATACCTCTTCCCCTTCACGCTGGGAATCATCTTCAGCCAGGTACACCTGCCGGAATGGAAAGTCTTTCTGCAGGGGAATTCTCAGCAATGCCAGATCGAAAAATGGATTCAGAGCAATGATCTCGACATCCTTGATCTGTCGTCTCTGGAATTCACCACTTTTCGTCCGATGGAAAATGGTGACGGCGATTCGCGTCTCTTTTTCAACCACGTGATAATTGGTGACACAGTAGCCACGGTCATTGATAATGAAACCGGAGCCGAGTCCACTGGGAGTCTGCACCAGCGTGACCGCCTCGCCGTAGATGCGAGCCAGTTCTTTGATGCTTTTCGCGGGCA
It encodes the following:
- a CDS encoding S1C family serine protease, which codes for MIDNWCCPKRITCLLITILCLSIPAQADVIELVNGHKVQGDVLKQGSDYLLVDIGIEVLRIPSDQVRSRTKSESLSSNKTSVSQSKDKFYSVAELPAKSIKELARIYGEAVTLVQTPSGLGSGFIINDRGYCVTNYHVVEKETRIAVTIFHRTKSGEFQRRQIKDVEIIALNPFFDLALLRIPLQKDFPFRQVYLAEDDSQREGEEVFAIGNPLGLERSVSRGIISTRNRNMQGIVYIQTTTQINPGNSGGPLFNSRGEVIGVTNMKLILGEGLGFAIPISYVKHFLDNRDAFAFDKTSPNTGYRYFDAPRRKSAENESK